ACCAGCCGGGCCAGCTTCGAGATGGTCCAGAAGACGACGGTGCTCGGCGCCCCCCTGATGGCGGCGGTGTCCGGCCCCACCGGTCTCGCGGTTCGCATCGCGCAGCAGGCCGGTCTCACCCTGGTAGGATTCGCCCGCGGTGGCCGGCACACCGTGTATACCCACCCGGAGCGACTCGGGTCTTCAGGCTAGCTGTAGACCCGCACCCCGGTCGCCTTGAATGCCGCGTGGACCTGCATTCCCTCGTGGAGCCCGAGCGCCGCGACCGCTTCCGGCGTCACCTCGGCCACCAGCGCCGGCCGGGTGTCCAGCACCACCCGCACCCGCTCACCCCCGGGTGGCTCAGGGATGATCTCGCGCACCGCGCCGGAGAACACGTTCTGCGCGCTGCCCCCGGGAGTGGCCCCGAACAGGGTGATCTCGCGGGGGCTCACCGTGAGATAGACGCTCCCCGGTCCGGTTGACTCCTCGATCGTAACCATCCCCTCCGCCGTCCGGATGGCCACCCTGGACCCCGGGATCGAATCCCCCAGCCGGCCCACGAACAGATTGGTGCCCACCAGCTCAGCCACGAAGGGCGAGCGCGGATAGCGGAGCAGCTCCTCGCGCGACCCCGCCTGCGCTACCCGTCCCCCCTCCAGCACCACGATGCGATCCCCGAACAGCAGGGCTTCCACCGGACTGTGGGTGACGTAGACCGTCGCGCAGCTCAGGCGCTGCAACAGGGCCCGCAGCTCCCCGCGGACCACCCGGCGGGTCTGCAGGTCCAGGGAGGACAGCGGCTCGTCCAGCAGCAGCAGGCGGGGACTGAGCACCAGCGCGCGGGCCAGCGTGACCCGCTGCTGCTGTCCCCCGGACAGCTGTCCCGATGGCCGGCCGATGAGCTCCGGGATCCTGACCAGACCGAGCGCCTCCTCCACCATGGGCCGGATGCGCCGTCGGTCCACGCCCGATGCCCGGAGTCCAAAGGCGACGTTCTGGTAGACCGTGAGGTGGGGGAACAGGGCGTAGTCCTGTGCCACGTAGCCGAGGTCCCGGCGCCACGCCGGCAGGTGCAGGCCCGCGGCCGGGTCGTCATAGCGCTGATCGCCCAGCGTCACGAAGCCCTGGTCCAGCCGGTCGAGACCGGCCAGGAGGCGGAGCGCGGTGGTTTTCCCCGCGCCACTCTCGCCGACCAGAACGGTCGTGCTCCCGGCCGGCGCCTGGAAGGCGAGGTCCAGGAGGAACGGGTGGCGCCGCTTAACCAGTCGGGCGTCGAGCACGAGCGGCCAGCGCAGCCAGCCGCCAGGGGCTGAGCCGGATGGACAGCAGCACGGCGAGGGACACCACCAGCAGGAGGACCGACAGTGCGATGGCCGCCTCCAGGTCGGTTTGCAACGCGAGGTAGACCGCCAGCGGCATGGTCTGGGTGATACCGGGCATGTTCCCGGCAAAGGTGATGGTCGCGCCGAACTCGCCCAGCGCCCGGGCCCAGCTCATGGCCGCGCCCGCCAGCAGGGCAGGGGCGGCGAGTGGGGCCATGACCGACAGGAAGGCGTAGCCCGGCGGGGCGCGGAGCGTGGCGGCGGCGTCGAGGTATTTCCGGTCCACCTCGGCGAATCCCGCGCGCGCCGCGGCGACAAAGAACGGCGCCGCCACGAACGACTGCGCCACCACCACCCCGAGCGTGGTGAAGGGCAGGCTGATCCCCACCGCGCCGAGCGCTCGCCCGGCCAGGCCGGCCCGGCCGAATGCGGTGAGCAGGGCTACGCCGGCCACGGTTGGCGGAAGCACCATCGGCAGATCGATGAACGCCTCGAGCACGCGTTTGCCGCGAAACTCGGAGGTGGCCAGCAGGAAGGCGACCGGAAGACCGAGGAGGACGACCATGACGGTCGAGGCGAGACTGGTGAGCAGGCTGAGCCGG
The nucleotide sequence above comes from Gemmatimonadales bacterium. Encoded proteins:
- a CDS encoding ABC transporter ATP-binding protein — encoded protein: MLDARLVKRRHPFLLDLAFQAPAGSTTVLVGESGAGKTTALRLLAGLDRLDQGFVTLGDQRYDDPAAGLHLPAWRRDLGYVAQDYALFPHLTVYQNVAFGLRASGVDRRRIRPMVEEALGLVRIPELIGRPSGQLSGGQQQRVTLARALVLSPRLLLLDEPLSSLDLQTRRVVRGELRALLQRLSCATVYVTHSPVEALLFGDRIVVLEGGRVAQAGSREELLRYPRSPFVAELVGTNLFVGRLGDSIPGSRVAIRTAEGMVTIEESTGPGSVYLTVSPREITLFGATPGGSAQNVFSGAVREIIPEPPGGERVRVVLDTRPALVAEVTPEAVAALGLHEGMQVHAAFKATGVRVYS
- a CDS encoding ABC transporter permease gives rise to the protein MLRVAGVALGGGLILLLGLPILSLVLRVPPGTLLARLGEPLILQALRLSLLTSLASTVMVVLLGLPVAFLLATSEFRGKRVLEAFIDLPMVLPPTVAGVALLTAFGRAGLAGRALGAVGISLPFTTLGVVVAQSFVAAPFFVAAARAGFAEVDRKYLDAAATLRAPPGYAFLSVMAPLAAPALLAGAAMSWARALGEFGATITFAGNMPGITQTMPLAVYLALQTDLEAAIALSVLLLVVSLAVLLSIRLSPWRLAALAARARRPTG